One Lacunisphaera limnophila DNA window includes the following coding sequences:
- a CDS encoding arylesterase: protein MGPNKSELTPKRKNQTWRALALALGLAVGLGAAETKTLVFFGDSLTAGYGVDPDEAYPALVQKKLDEAGRPWRVVNAGLSGETSAGGLRRLDWILRQPVHCFVIELGGNDGLRGIAPATTRANLETMIQRVRQRYPDATVVLAGMQMPTNMGPEYTAQFAAIYPDAARTGGAVLIPFLLEGVGGVPSLNLPDGIHPTPEGHRIVAETVWRTLHPLL from the coding sequence ATGGGCCCGAACAAGAGCGAACTTACCCCAAAGCGCAAAAACCAAACGTGGCGCGCCCTCGCCCTGGCCCTCGGTCTCGCCGTTGGGCTGGGCGCGGCCGAGACCAAGACCCTGGTCTTCTTCGGCGACAGCCTCACGGCCGGCTACGGCGTGGACCCGGATGAGGCCTACCCGGCCCTCGTGCAGAAGAAACTGGACGAGGCGGGCCGGCCCTGGCGGGTGGTGAACGCGGGGCTGAGCGGCGAGACCTCCGCCGGCGGCCTGCGCCGACTGGATTGGATCCTGCGGCAGCCGGTCCACTGTTTTGTGATCGAGTTGGGCGGCAACGACGGTCTCCGCGGCATCGCCCCGGCTACCACCCGAGCCAATTTGGAGACCATGATCCAACGGGTCCGCCAACGTTACCCCGACGCCACCGTCGTCCTCGCCGGCATGCAGATGCCCACCAACATGGGGCCCGAATACACCGCGCAATTTGCCGCCATTTATCCGGACGCCGCCCGCACCGGCGGCGCCGTGCTCATCCCCTTCCTGCTTGAAGGCGTTGGCGGGGTGCCCAGCCTGAACCTACCCGACGGCATCCACCCCACCCCCGAAGGCCATCGGATCGTCGCCGAGACCGTCTGGCGGACTCTCCACCCCTTGCTATGA
- a CDS encoding ABC transporter ATP-binding protein: MSVQTILNVQRLTKTYATAAGPLTVLQEVSFAIPAGGTCAIVGPSGSGKTTLLGLCAGLDQPSTGIVELDGREIGGMSEDQRALVRNDCVGFVFQNFQLIPTLTALENVLVPLELRGGRVPDSAGAELLARVGLGDRCDHYPVQLSGGEQQRVALARAFINRPRILFCDEPTGNLDGDTAHAMADLIFGLNRERGTTLVLVTHDLELARRTQRVIRLRSGAVISDEMISHG; the protein is encoded by the coding sequence ATGAGTGTTCAAACCATCCTGAATGTCCAGCGTCTCACCAAAACCTACGCCACGGCGGCCGGGCCGCTGACCGTGCTGCAGGAGGTCTCATTTGCGATCCCAGCGGGCGGCACCTGCGCCATCGTCGGACCCTCGGGCAGCGGCAAGACGACCCTGCTGGGCCTGTGCGCCGGCCTCGACCAGCCGTCCACCGGCATTGTGGAACTCGACGGCCGCGAGATCGGGGGGATGTCCGAGGACCAGCGGGCGCTGGTGCGCAACGACTGCGTGGGTTTCGTTTTCCAGAATTTCCAGCTCATCCCCACGCTCACGGCCCTGGAGAACGTGCTCGTGCCGCTCGAGCTGCGCGGCGGCCGCGTGCCGGATTCCGCCGGGGCCGAGCTCCTCGCCCGGGTGGGGCTGGGCGACCGGTGTGACCACTATCCCGTCCAGCTCTCCGGCGGCGAGCAGCAGCGCGTGGCCCTGGCCCGGGCCTTCATCAACCGGCCGCGCATCCTCTTCTGCGACGAGCCGACCGGAAACCTCGACGGCGACACCGCCCACGCCATGGCCGACCTGATCTTCGGCCTGAACCGCGAGCGCGGCACCACGCTGGTGCTGGTGACCCACGACCTCGAACTGGCCCGGCGCACGCAACGCGTCATCCGCCTGCGATCGGGCGCGGTGATCTCGGACGAGATGATCAGCCACGGATGA
- a CDS encoding ABC transporter permease, whose translation MNFILKMAWRDTRASRRRLLLFSLAIVLGVAALVAVGSVRDNLRQAIEEQTKSLLGADLTVNARSEFPAEVAAYFGTLGEERATEISFNSMLILPTAGGPTRLVQVRAIEGNFPFYGDFDTAPAGARELLRGGMHAVLEESLLIQFGLQPGDKVRLGSAEYTVAGGLRAIPGEAMAVATMAPRVFVPLSTVGGTGLLQPGSLSRHRMYFKFAPTFDVNALERDLRERFKEQRYGYDTVEERKRELGQSINNVNSFLSLVGFASLFLGAIGVASAIQAHIRQKIPTVAMLRCLGASARTSFAIYLVQGIGLGLIGATFGAALGLAIQLALPVLLRDFLPFSLELAVSWTAIGQGLAAGLVVSVVFALLPLMEVRRVSPLLTLRSAFVPSAGRDWWQLALLVVIAALVFGFAYWQTGRLRWAAGFSGALLISFGVLAGLAQAVSWLARRFTPRGLPFAWRQGVANLHRPNNRTLLLLVSLGLGTFLMMTLYLSRDTLLGQLRVVGGGDRPNLMFFDIQDDQVESLKKILQAQGAPVKDHAPIITMRIASVKGQAVADLLKAGDSRVPGWTLRREYRSTFRGALTNSEKLTAGTFTGRVGEGTEVVPVSIEEKLAGDLKVTLGDEIVFDVQGVPVRARVDSLRQVDWRRMQPNFFLVFPEGALEAAPKFHIMALRVADAAQSARVQQAVVREHPNVSAIDLALIIQTIDGVYTKASFVVEFLAFFTVVTGGIVLAGAVLIGRSQRVRESVLLRTLGATKAQVNRIMFAEYLALGTLGAAVGAMLAVGANWAMAYQVFQVKWTAPSPVVLIAGWAAVSLLTVTTGLLSNRGICDHPPLAVLREET comes from the coding sequence ATGAACTTCATCCTCAAAATGGCCTGGCGGGATACCCGCGCGTCGCGGCGGCGGTTGCTGTTGTTTTCCCTGGCGATCGTGCTGGGCGTGGCCGCGCTGGTGGCGGTCGGCTCCGTGCGTGACAACCTGCGGCAGGCGATCGAGGAGCAGACCAAATCCCTGCTGGGGGCCGATCTCACGGTCAATGCCCGCAGTGAATTTCCCGCGGAGGTCGCGGCGTATTTCGGCACGCTCGGCGAGGAACGCGCCACCGAGATTTCCTTCAACTCCATGCTGATCCTGCCCACCGCGGGCGGGCCGACCCGCCTGGTGCAGGTGCGGGCCATCGAGGGTAATTTTCCGTTCTACGGGGACTTCGACACCGCCCCCGCCGGCGCCCGCGAGTTGCTGCGCGGGGGCATGCATGCCGTCCTCGAGGAGAGCCTCTTGATCCAGTTTGGCCTGCAACCGGGGGACAAGGTGCGGCTGGGCTCCGCGGAATACACCGTGGCCGGCGGCCTCCGCGCCATCCCCGGCGAGGCCATGGCGGTCGCGACCATGGCGCCGCGCGTCTTCGTGCCGCTCTCCACCGTGGGTGGCACGGGCCTGCTCCAGCCGGGCAGCCTTTCGCGGCACCGGATGTATTTCAAATTTGCGCCCACCTTTGACGTGAACGCGCTGGAGCGCGACCTGCGCGAGCGGTTCAAGGAACAGCGTTATGGCTACGACACGGTCGAGGAGCGCAAACGTGAGCTCGGCCAGTCGATCAACAACGTGAATTCATTCCTCAGCCTGGTTGGTTTCGCGTCGCTGTTCCTCGGCGCCATCGGTGTGGCCAGCGCGATCCAGGCGCACATCCGGCAGAAGATTCCCACTGTCGCGATGCTGCGCTGCCTCGGGGCCTCGGCGCGCACCAGCTTCGCCATCTACCTGGTGCAGGGCATCGGCCTGGGCCTCATCGGCGCCACGTTCGGCGCCGCGCTGGGCCTGGCCATCCAGCTGGCCCTGCCGGTGCTGCTGCGGGACTTCCTGCCGTTCTCGCTCGAGTTGGCGGTTTCCTGGACGGCGATCGGCCAGGGGCTGGCGGCCGGTTTGGTGGTAAGCGTGGTCTTCGCGCTGCTCCCGCTGATGGAGGTGCGCCGCGTGTCGCCCCTGCTCACATTGCGCTCGGCCTTCGTGCCGTCCGCCGGGCGTGATTGGTGGCAGCTCGCGCTGCTGGTCGTGATCGCGGCCCTCGTCTTCGGCTTTGCCTACTGGCAGACCGGGCGGCTGCGTTGGGCCGCGGGTTTCTCCGGCGCCCTGCTCATCAGTTTCGGGGTCCTCGCCGGCCTGGCCCAGGCGGTGTCCTGGCTGGCGCGGCGTTTCACGCCCCGCGGCCTGCCCTTTGCGTGGCGCCAAGGGGTGGCCAACCTCCACCGGCCTAACAACCGCACCCTGCTGCTCCTGGTCTCGCTGGGGCTCGGCACCTTCCTGATGATGACCCTGTACCTGTCCCGGGACACGCTGCTCGGGCAGTTGCGCGTGGTCGGGGGCGGGGACCGGCCGAACCTGATGTTCTTCGACATCCAGGACGACCAGGTCGAGTCGCTCAAAAAGATCCTGCAGGCGCAGGGTGCCCCCGTGAAGGATCATGCGCCCATCATCACCATGCGCATCGCCTCGGTGAAAGGCCAGGCGGTCGCTGATCTGCTCAAGGCCGGCGATTCCCGCGTGCCGGGTTGGACCCTCCGTCGTGAATACCGCTCCACTTTCCGCGGAGCGCTGACCAACAGCGAAAAGCTCACGGCGGGTACGTTTACCGGGCGGGTGGGGGAGGGCACCGAGGTCGTGCCGGTTTCCATCGAGGAAAAACTGGCGGGCGACCTTAAGGTGACGCTCGGCGACGAGATCGTCTTCGACGTGCAGGGCGTGCCGGTCCGGGCCCGGGTCGACAGCCTGCGGCAGGTCGACTGGCGGCGCATGCAGCCGAACTTCTTCCTCGTCTTCCCCGAGGGCGCGCTCGAGGCGGCACCCAAGTTTCACATCATGGCCCTGCGTGTCGCCGATGCCGCGCAGTCCGCGCGGGTGCAGCAGGCCGTGGTCCGCGAGCACCCCAATGTCTCGGCCATCGACCTGGCCCTCATCATCCAGACGATCGACGGGGTGTATACCAAGGCCTCCTTCGTCGTCGAGTTCCTCGCGTTCTTCACCGTGGTCACCGGCGGTATCGTGCTGGCGGGAGCCGTCCTGATCGGCCGTTCGCAGCGGGTGCGCGAGAGCGTGCTCCTGCGCACGCTCGGTGCCACCAAGGCCCAGGTGAACCGGATCATGTTCGCGGAATACCTCGCCCTCGGCACGCTCGGCGCCGCGGTCGGCGCGATGCTGGCGGTCGGCGCGAACTGGGCGATGGCCTACCAGGTCTTCCAGGTCAAATGGACCGCGCCTTCGCCGGTGGTGCTGATCGCTGGCTGGGCGGCGGTGAGCCTGCTGACGGTGACGACCGGCCTGCTGTCCAACCGGGGCATCTGCGATCATCCGCCCCTGGCGGTGCTGCGGGAGGAGACCTAA
- a CDS encoding FKBP-type peptidyl-prolyl cis-trans isomerase — protein MAAPRHLTFHYTLRNREGRVLDTSRGSAPLACVEGAGQIIEGLEEPLLGMTAGEIRLVVVPPERGYGRREEAMIQKVPRARLPVDEIRVGDQFQTGPDRSDPVVTVVALEGDEVLLDANHPLAGEELHFDVELVASRPATPAEVQAAGSVARD, from the coding sequence ATGGCCGCGCCTCGCCACCTCACCTTTCATTACACCCTGCGCAACCGCGAGGGCCGCGTGCTGGACACCTCTCGGGGGAGCGCGCCGCTCGCCTGCGTGGAAGGCGCCGGCCAGATCATCGAGGGGCTGGAGGAACCTTTGCTGGGCATGACCGCCGGGGAGATCCGCCTCGTGGTCGTGCCACCGGAGCGGGGCTATGGCCGGCGCGAGGAGGCGATGATCCAGAAAGTGCCGCGGGCCCGGCTGCCGGTGGACGAAATCCGGGTGGGGGATCAGTTCCAGACCGGTCCGGATCGCTCGGACCCGGTCGTGACCGTGGTCGCCTTGGAAGGGGACGAGGTGCTGCTTGATGCCAACCACCCGTTGGCCGGAGAGGAACTCCATTTTGACGTCGAACTCGTCGCCTCGCGGCCGGCCACGCCGGCGGAGGTGCAGGCGGCCGGGTCGGTGGCCCGCGACTGA
- the ppgK gene encoding polyphosphate--glucose phosphotransferase: protein MKVLGIDIGGSAFKGAPVDTKTGRLLAERHRVEIKSPCSLRAGVAAAREIARHFQWKGPVGIGFPGVIQDGRIGAVGNLGDVWVGQSGATLFRRATGCPVRLVNDADAAGLAEMRFGAGRGRKGTVILLTFGTGIGSALFYDGQLVPNAELGHIPWRGKPFERYAAASVRKRARLDWPEWAQRVNVYFATVERLFSPQLIIIGGGVSKKSDKFLKFIRAHARVVPARHQNDAGIVGAAMTWEQ, encoded by the coding sequence ATGAAAGTACTCGGCATTGATATCGGTGGCTCCGCCTTCAAGGGCGCCCCCGTGGACACGAAGACCGGCCGCCTGCTGGCCGAGCGGCACCGCGTGGAGATCAAGTCACCCTGCTCCCTGCGCGCCGGCGTGGCCGCGGCACGGGAGATCGCCCGTCACTTCCAATGGAAGGGCCCCGTCGGGATTGGTTTCCCGGGCGTCATCCAAGACGGACGGATCGGTGCAGTGGGCAACCTGGGAGACGTCTGGGTGGGGCAGAGTGGTGCCACCTTGTTTCGGCGCGCCACGGGCTGTCCGGTCCGGTTGGTCAACGACGCGGACGCCGCCGGCTTGGCGGAGATGCGGTTCGGCGCCGGGCGCGGCCGGAAGGGCACGGTGATCCTGCTGACGTTTGGGACCGGCATCGGTTCGGCGCTCTTTTATGACGGCCAACTGGTGCCGAATGCCGAGCTCGGCCACATTCCCTGGCGCGGGAAGCCCTTTGAACGGTATGCCGCCGCTTCCGTCCGCAAGCGGGCCCGGCTCGACTGGCCGGAGTGGGCCCAGCGCGTGAATGTCTATTTCGCCACCGTCGAGCGGCTGTTTTCCCCTCAGCTCATCATAATCGGGGGTGGGGTGAGCAAGAAATCGGACAAATTCCTCAAATTTATCCGCGCCCACGCCCGGGTGGTGCCGGCCCGGCATCAGAACGACGCGGGCATCGTCGGGGCGGCGATGACTTGGGAGCAGTAA
- a CDS encoding efflux RND transporter periplasmic adaptor subunit, which translates to MSDSANPSPAKAPAPAPKKKSRRTLLITVIGVLVVAIGVAVGVAAKKKDKGTVVTTDKAVIKTITQTVNATGKVQPETEVKIAPEVSGEITELPFREGAQVKKGDLLVRIKPDNYKYQLDQREAALAAARASAITGKAQLLKAEEDYKRSQDLYAKQLISDAEITAARTASEQAQANYDNYLAQIRSQEGLLAQAQELLSKTEIFSPIDGTVSSRTNEVGERVAGTGSYGGAEVMRVADLANMEVRVNVNENDVVNVKLGDKAKISVDAYPNRRFNGEVWEIASSARTTGMNTQEEVTNFIVKIRITDRDVAFRPGMSASADIETKSVVDVVAVPIQSVTVRSKEGAKTIDQLAQDREKKAKENQGEGAAAAVNEKQQREGERADREALQRVVFLRNGDTVKMVEVKTGIADATHMEITEGLKKDDEIVTGPFSVITRVLKDGHKVRVEAPKKPAEKK; encoded by the coding sequence ATGTCTGATTCCGCGAATCCCTCCCCCGCCAAGGCCCCGGCCCCGGCGCCCAAAAAGAAGTCCCGGCGCACGCTCCTGATCACCGTGATCGGCGTCCTCGTGGTCGCCATCGGCGTCGCCGTCGGCGTCGCCGCCAAGAAGAAGGACAAGGGCACGGTCGTGACCACCGACAAGGCGGTCATCAAGACCATCACCCAGACGGTCAACGCCACCGGCAAGGTTCAGCCCGAAACCGAGGTGAAGATCGCGCCCGAGGTCTCCGGTGAGATCACCGAACTGCCCTTCCGCGAGGGTGCCCAGGTCAAAAAGGGCGACCTGCTCGTCCGCATCAAGCCCGACAATTACAAGTACCAGCTCGACCAGCGCGAAGCCGCCCTCGCCGCCGCCCGCGCCTCGGCCATCACCGGCAAGGCCCAGCTGCTCAAGGCCGAGGAAGATTACAAGCGCAGCCAGGACCTCTACGCCAAGCAGCTCATCTCCGACGCCGAGATCACCGCCGCCCGCACCGCCTCCGAGCAGGCCCAGGCCAACTACGACAACTACCTCGCCCAGATCCGCAGCCAGGAAGGCCTGCTCGCCCAGGCGCAGGAGCTCCTCAGCAAGACCGAGATTTTCTCCCCCATCGACGGCACGGTCAGCTCCCGCACCAACGAGGTCGGTGAGCGGGTCGCCGGCACCGGTTCCTACGGCGGCGCCGAGGTCATGCGGGTCGCCGACCTTGCCAACATGGAGGTCCGCGTGAACGTCAACGAGAACGACGTCGTCAACGTGAAGCTCGGCGACAAGGCCAAGATCTCCGTGGATGCCTACCCGAACCGCCGCTTCAACGGCGAGGTCTGGGAAATCGCCTCCAGCGCCCGCACCACGGGTATGAACACCCAGGAGGAGGTCACCAACTTTATCGTCAAGATCCGCATCACCGACCGCGACGTCGCCTTCCGCCCCGGCATGAGCGCGAGCGCGGACATCGAGACCAAATCCGTCGTCGATGTCGTCGCCGTGCCGATCCAGTCGGTCACCGTCCGCAGCAAGGAGGGGGCCAAGACCATCGACCAGCTGGCACAGGACCGCGAGAAGAAGGCCAAGGAAAACCAGGGTGAAGGCGCCGCCGCTGCCGTCAACGAGAAGCAGCAGCGCGAGGGCGAGCGCGCCGACCGCGAGGCGCTCCAGCGCGTGGTCTTCCTGCGCAATGGCGACACCGTCAAGATGGTCGAGGTCAAGACCGGCATCGCCGACGCCACTCACATGGAAATCACCGAGGGCCTCAAGAAGGATGACGAGATCGTCACCGGTCCCTTCAGCGTCATCACGCGCGTCCTCAAGGACGGGCACAAGGTGCGCGTCGAGGCGCCCAAGAAGCCTGCCGAGAAGAAGTGA
- a CDS encoding ABC transporter ATP-binding protein, which yields MTPSPAPAPARLLRPPGKLVIQIDGVTKLYKMGEETIHALRGVALQIRRNEYLAIMGPSGSGKSTLMNMLGCLDTPTAGHYDFNGKNVAHMVDDELAEIRNREIGFVFQTFNLLPRSNALHNVELPLIYAGLPRAERLERARQALTDVGLGDRMHHRPNELSGGQRQRVAIARALVTRPSIILADEPTGNLDSKTGVEIMDLFEHLYDLGNTIIVVTHEEDIAQHARRIVRLRDGLIESDRSTA from the coding sequence ATGACACCTTCCCCCGCCCCCGCTCCCGCGCGCCTGCTCCGTCCTCCCGGCAAACTGGTCATCCAGATCGACGGGGTGACCAAGCTCTACAAGATGGGCGAGGAGACGATCCACGCCCTCCGGGGCGTTGCGCTCCAGATCCGCCGCAACGAGTACCTCGCCATCATGGGCCCGTCCGGCTCCGGCAAATCCACCCTGATGAACATGCTCGGGTGTCTGGATACCCCCACCGCCGGGCACTATGATTTCAACGGCAAGAACGTCGCGCACATGGTGGACGACGAACTGGCGGAGATCCGCAACCGCGAGATCGGCTTCGTCTTCCAGACCTTCAATCTCCTGCCGCGCTCGAATGCGCTGCACAACGTCGAGCTGCCGCTCATCTACGCCGGCCTGCCGCGCGCCGAGCGCCTCGAACGCGCCCGCCAGGCCCTGACCGACGTGGGCCTGGGCGACCGCATGCATCACCGGCCCAACGAGCTCTCCGGCGGCCAGCGCCAGCGCGTGGCCATTGCCCGCGCCCTGGTCACGCGTCCGTCCATCATCCTGGCGGACGAGCCGACCGGCAATCTCGACTCCAAGACCGGCGTCGAGATCATGGATCTCTTCGAGCACCTGTACGACCTCGGCAATACCATCATCGTGGTCACGCACGAGGAGGACATCGCCCAGCACGCGCGCCGCATCGTCCGTCTCCGCGACGGCCTGATCGAGAGCGACCGGAGCACCGCCTGA
- a CDS encoding ABC transporter permease, whose product MRRLIYELTESVRIAAAQIRANKLRSALTALGVIIGIVAVTLMGTAIKGIDAGVDRSMSGFGDDILYVSKWPWSNVDDWWNYRNRKPIRHTYAAQVNEWVATTPGSALRLAVPTAERMTTIIRGEYRLNNIYTLGTTADYSRITRSDLNEGRFFTDFEGQAGSNVCVIGFDVADALFPNESPLGKTIRIRDQNFQVIGVAAKQGSFLGLWSWDSMVAMPLTTFRRYYRVGEGGEIRVQVDNTRMAEAKEELQGLMRRLRGLGPEQRDDFNINEQGTIREQLDPIKNGIAMAGLFITGLALFVGAIGIMNITYVSVKERTKEIGTRKALGARRRTILLQFLVEAVAICFVGGVAGLALAAGLTSLVGIVAPSFPLVFSTSLVVIGLTVSVLTGIFSGFAPAWAASKLDPVVALRYE is encoded by the coding sequence ATGCGCCGCCTGATCTACGAGCTGACCGAATCCGTCCGCATTGCGGCCGCCCAGATCCGCGCGAACAAGTTGCGTTCGGCGCTCACCGCGCTCGGCGTGATCATCGGCATCGTGGCGGTCACCCTCATGGGCACCGCCATCAAGGGCATCGACGCCGGCGTGGACCGCAGCATGTCGGGTTTTGGCGACGATATCCTCTACGTGTCCAAGTGGCCGTGGAGCAACGTGGATGATTGGTGGAATTATCGCAACCGGAAGCCCATCCGCCACACCTACGCCGCACAGGTCAACGAGTGGGTGGCCACCACCCCGGGCAGCGCCCTCCGGCTCGCCGTGCCCACGGCCGAGCGTATGACCACGATCATCCGGGGCGAATACCGGCTGAACAACATCTACACGCTTGGTACCACCGCCGATTACTCCCGGATCACGCGCTCGGATCTCAATGAAGGACGTTTCTTCACCGACTTCGAGGGTCAGGCGGGCTCGAATGTCTGCGTGATCGGCTTCGACGTGGCCGACGCGCTGTTTCCCAACGAATCCCCGCTGGGCAAGACCATCCGCATCCGGGACCAGAATTTCCAGGTGATTGGCGTCGCGGCCAAACAGGGCAGCTTTCTCGGCCTGTGGAGCTGGGATTCCATGGTGGCGATGCCCCTCACCACCTTCCGCCGCTATTACCGCGTAGGCGAGGGCGGGGAGATCCGCGTCCAGGTCGACAACACCCGCATGGCCGAGGCCAAGGAAGAGCTGCAGGGCCTGATGCGCCGCTTGCGCGGCCTCGGGCCCGAGCAGCGCGATGATTTCAACATCAATGAGCAGGGTACGATCCGCGAGCAGCTCGACCCGATCAAGAACGGCATCGCCATGGCCGGCCTTTTCATCACCGGCCTCGCGCTTTTCGTCGGCGCCATTGGCATCATGAACATCACCTACGTGAGCGTGAAGGAACGCACCAAGGAGATCGGCACCCGCAAGGCGCTCGGCGCCCGTCGCCGCACGATCCTGCTGCAGTTCCTCGTCGAGGCCGTGGCCATCTGCTTTGTCGGCGGCGTGGCCGGTCTGGCCCTCGCCGCCGGGCTGACCAGCCTGGTCGGGATCGTTGCCCCCTCCTTCCCGCTCGTTTTCTCCACCAGCCTGGTGGTCATCGGCCTCACGGTGTCGGTGCTGACCGGCATCTTCAGCGGCTTCGCCCCGGCCTGGGCGGCCAGCAAACTTGATCCGGTGGTGGCCCTGCGTTACGAATGA
- a CDS encoding ABC transporter permease, with protein sequence MNTLEILRLALDSLKANKLRSGLTMLGIAVGVFSVIGVMTVISGLKGSIESGLNVLGANSFQFSKYPAINFSDPRQRFANRRDIDYTMAARFKELMGESAQVSLMLRRGGRVASYMDRRTNPNVLLGGADENLVTARNFEISAGRNLGPDDVEFSRAVALLGDELVQRLFPNENPLGRMVRIDGQNYTIVGLLAKKGSSFGQSQDNFAVIPITKFLDAYGRQGRSISINVQSHTQETLEATKESAVGTMRLVRGLDPEDPNDFEVFSNESLIEAFNNIANTVAIGAFVISAIALLASGVGVMNIMLVSVTERTKEIGIRKSIGAKKRNILAQFLIEAVILSLMGGLMGIAVGVIGGNIGAMMLNASAVFPWGWALAGMLVCSAIGIGFGFYPAWKAASLDPIEALRYE encoded by the coding sequence ATGAACACGCTCGAAATCCTCCGCCTCGCCCTTGATTCCCTCAAGGCGAACAAGCTGCGCTCCGGCCTCACGATGCTGGGGATCGCGGTGGGCGTATTTTCCGTGATCGGCGTCATGACCGTCATCTCCGGCCTGAAGGGCTCGATCGAGTCCGGCCTGAATGTCCTGGGCGCAAACAGCTTTCAGTTTTCCAAGTATCCCGCGATCAACTTCAGCGATCCGCGCCAGCGCTTTGCCAACCGTCGCGACATCGATTACACCATGGCGGCGCGCTTCAAGGAACTGATGGGCGAGTCGGCCCAGGTCAGCCTCATGCTCCGGCGCGGCGGCCGGGTGGCCAGCTACATGGACCGGCGCACCAATCCGAACGTGCTCCTGGGCGGCGCCGACGAGAATCTCGTCACCGCCCGCAATTTCGAAATCTCGGCCGGTCGCAACCTCGGGCCAGATGACGTGGAATTCAGCCGCGCCGTCGCCCTGCTGGGCGACGAGCTGGTGCAGCGCCTGTTCCCCAACGAAAATCCGCTGGGCCGGATGGTGCGCATCGACGGCCAGAACTACACCATCGTGGGCCTGCTGGCGAAGAAGGGCTCATCTTTCGGCCAGAGTCAGGACAACTTCGCCGTCATCCCGATCACCAAGTTCCTCGACGCGTACGGCCGGCAGGGCCGGTCCATCAGCATCAACGTCCAGTCCCATACCCAGGAGACCCTGGAGGCCACCAAGGAGTCGGCGGTCGGCACCATGCGCCTTGTGCGCGGGCTCGACCCCGAGGATCCGAACGATTTCGAAGTATTCTCCAACGAGTCGCTGATCGAGGCCTTCAACAACATTGCCAACACCGTCGCGATCGGGGCCTTTGTGATCAGCGCCATCGCTCTGCTCGCCTCCGGCGTCGGCGTGATGAACATCATGCTGGTGAGCGTCACCGAGCGCACCAAGGAGATCGGCATCCGCAAGTCGATCGGCGCCAAGAAGCGCAACATTCTCGCCCAGTTCCTGATCGAGGCCGTCATCCTGTCGCTTATGGGCGGACTGATGGGCATCGCCGTCGGGGTCATCGGCGGCAACATCGGGGCGATGATGCTCAACGCGTCCGCTGTCTTCCCCTGGGGCTGGGCCCTGGCCGGCATGCTGGTCTGCTCGGCGATCGGCATCGGCTTCGGCTTCTATCCCGCTTGGAAGGCCGCGTCGCTCGACCCGATCGAGGCCCTGCGCTACGAGTAA